The Zobellia alginiliquefaciens genome contains a region encoding:
- a CDS encoding diacylglycerol/lipid kinase family protein — translation MEKVLLIVNPVSGNRDKEPLIQKVRDYLGPKSDFSLYRTTGKDDRSELRSKIKKTQPDRIVVLGGDGTIKLTTEVCLDNNILVGILPAGSANGLATDLKLPMNIDEALPIAFGSKSSYVDALNINGEIGLHMSDIGINAELIANYSESRVRGHFGYFIKSIPTLLQTEAPYTFEIEVNQEQLQVDAIMVAFANSRKYGTGAVINPNGNIDDGKFELIIFKKFDVLEIIKTLQGEHSLGSDFANIIPTTKATVKMKKPLDFQIDGEHYGKTKQVTIKIEHQAIQIAIGS, via the coding sequence ATGGAAAAAGTTTTATTAATAGTCAATCCGGTTTCAGGAAATCGAGACAAGGAGCCCTTAATTCAAAAGGTGCGCGACTATCTAGGCCCAAAATCCGATTTTTCTTTATACCGTACCACGGGGAAAGATGATAGGTCCGAACTCCGTTCTAAAATAAAAAAAACACAGCCTGACCGTATTGTGGTCTTAGGAGGAGATGGCACTATTAAACTAACTACTGAAGTCTGTCTAGACAACAACATTCTTGTAGGCATTTTGCCTGCTGGTTCCGCTAATGGCCTAGCGACAGATTTAAAACTTCCAATGAATATAGATGAGGCCTTGCCAATAGCTTTTGGTTCCAAATCCAGTTATGTAGATGCTCTGAATATTAATGGGGAGATTGGTCTTCATATGAGTGATATTGGAATTAACGCTGAACTAATTGCCAATTACAGTGAAAGTAGAGTTAGGGGACATTTCGGGTATTTTATAAAAAGTATACCCACTTTACTACAGACTGAAGCTCCATATACTTTCGAAATAGAAGTAAATCAAGAACAGCTGCAGGTAGATGCTATAATGGTAGCTTTTGCCAATAGCAGAAAATACGGAACAGGCGCTGTTATAAACCCTAACGGAAACATAGATGACGGAAAATTTGAACTTATCATTTTCAAGAAATTTGATGTACTGGAAATAATCAAAACCTTACAAGGTGAACATTCGCTAGGTTCCGATTTTGCTAATATCATACCTACAACAAAAGCTACGGTTAAAATGAAAAAGCCCCTTGATTTTCAAATAGACGGCGAGCACTACGGAAAAACAAAACAGGTTACTATTAAAATAGAACACCAAGCCATTCAAATAGCTATAGGTTCATAG
- a CDS encoding App1 family protein → MTLFLETYRGYANEQEIIFFGHMYASRSRINYELNGRRVRHAFAVLRMFTIRPIANCEVQLEFNGKRVNTKTLADGYFRFSIPYSETLKSGWHKVVVRAEHEGQKMCSNGEFIKPFPGEYGLISDIDDTFLISHSGNFFKKLYVLLTQNIYRRNTFDKVVEHYRLLSHVGRIADSGSNAFFYVSSSEWNLYKFINRFTEINDFPKAVIKLKKIKKGLADFLSSGRGDHNHKFQKIKDILEFYPELKFILLGDDSQKDPFIYERIVKLFPQRVLVVYMRQISAKPKKGVEQVLKNISDMGTETFYFSESAAAIEHTKSLGLVAAHQ, encoded by the coding sequence ATGACTTTATTTCTTGAAACATACCGAGGTTATGCAAATGAGCAAGAAATAATTTTTTTCGGGCATATGTACGCTAGTCGTTCTCGGATTAATTATGAATTGAACGGTAGGCGAGTGAGACACGCTTTTGCCGTATTAAGAATGTTTACCATTAGGCCTATAGCGAACTGTGAAGTACAGTTGGAGTTTAACGGCAAAAGGGTAAATACCAAAACCCTTGCTGATGGGTATTTTAGGTTTTCAATTCCCTATTCGGAAACTTTAAAGTCGGGCTGGCACAAAGTGGTTGTTCGTGCTGAACATGAAGGTCAAAAGATGTGTTCTAACGGAGAATTTATAAAACCCTTTCCCGGAGAGTACGGGCTCATTTCGGATATAGACGATACATTTCTGATATCTCATTCAGGTAACTTTTTTAAAAAATTATATGTTCTGCTTACGCAAAATATTTACAGACGAAATACCTTCGATAAGGTAGTAGAACATTACCGTTTACTGAGCCATGTGGGTAGAATAGCGGATAGCGGCTCAAACGCATTTTTTTATGTGTCTAGCAGCGAATGGAACCTATACAAATTTATAAACCGTTTTACTGAGATAAATGATTTTCCGAAGGCGGTTATAAAACTTAAGAAAATAAAGAAAGGTCTAGCCGATTTCCTAAGCAGCGGGAGAGGTGATCACAATCATAAATTCCAAAAAATTAAAGACATCCTGGAATTTTATCCGGAACTGAAATTTATCTTGTTGGGTGATGATAGCCAGAAGGACCCCTTTATTTATGAAAGGATAGTAAAACTTTTTCCTCAAAGGGTATTGGTCGTATATATGCGGCAAATCAGCGCAAAACCCAAAAAAGGAGTCGAACAGGTTCTCAAGAATATTTCGGATATGGGTACGGAGACCTTTTATTTTAGCGAAAGCGCTGCAGCTATTGAACACACAAAATCACTTGGGTTGGTTGCAGCACATCAATAG
- a CDS encoding GNAT family N-acetyltransferase, whose translation MIDLEEQLKNPVWYSLKETHKKFAVELNGVQFYNPEVCTFGSFFDESKTAKASDEYLKTSDHFFFVSADQTPVIDETKVIFEKKIDGCQMVLNTLPDVSITENIVLLDKSFMDEIYDLVWLVMPGYYKKRTFEMGKYFGIFNNGKLVSITGQRMQTNYFIEVSAVVTHPEYTRQGLAKQLIAHTTKEILRENKTPILHTNKGNPAIALYEKLGYELTRDMNWWLYRKK comes from the coding sequence ATGATAGATTTGGAGGAACAATTAAAAAATCCGGTTTGGTATTCCTTAAAGGAAACCCATAAAAAATTTGCTGTTGAACTGAATGGAGTTCAATTTTATAACCCCGAAGTATGCACTTTTGGTTCTTTTTTTGATGAATCAAAAACAGCTAAAGCTTCTGATGAGTATTTGAAAACTTCGGATCATTTCTTCTTTGTTTCAGCCGATCAAACTCCTGTAATAGACGAAACCAAAGTTATCTTTGAGAAAAAGATTGATGGTTGTCAAATGGTTTTAAATACGTTGCCAGACGTTTCAATAACAGAAAACATTGTCTTGCTAGATAAGAGTTTTATGGATGAAATTTATGATTTAGTCTGGTTGGTTATGCCTGGGTACTACAAGAAAAGAACCTTTGAAATGGGGAAGTACTTTGGCATATTTAATAATGGTAAGTTGGTCTCAATCACAGGGCAACGCATGCAGACCAATTATTTTATAGAAGTTAGTGCAGTGGTTACTCACCCCGAGTATACCAGACAAGGACTGGCCAAACAGTTGATAGCGCATACTACAAAGGAAATTCTCAGAGAGAACAAAACGCCTATTTTGCACACAAATAAAGGTAATCCGGCAATTGCTCTCTACGAGAAATTAGGATATGAGCTAACAAGGGATATGAACTGGTGGTTGTATCGCAAAAAATAA
- a CDS encoding DUF4136 domain-containing protein — translation MKKTTYNIILICTLVFFWSCGPKIAATTKTQKNLKNYETYAYLPNTGIEAPQGITQSADVGSEIVEAVNKNMTRAGYTVDRENPDLLVLLKTNYDKETETYMDPDYAFYPYASSYPISPYYNNYYYYRYNTYNNIVDYDKVVDRYIDAGLVINLVDRESKNIVWTGTADDFEIYQQDVTAKVAAYVDDVFDKYPTVANN, via the coding sequence ATGAAAAAAACTACATACAATATAATCCTTATTTGCACACTAGTATTCTTTTGGAGCTGTGGGCCTAAAATTGCGGCAACTACAAAAACACAAAAGAATTTAAAGAATTATGAGACTTACGCCTATCTGCCGAACACAGGAATTGAAGCACCTCAAGGCATAACTCAATCTGCGGATGTAGGAAGTGAAATTGTCGAAGCCGTAAATAAAAACATGACCCGTGCAGGCTATACGGTAGACCGAGAAAATCCCGATTTATTGGTTCTTTTAAAAACAAATTATGACAAAGAAACCGAAACCTATATGGACCCGGATTATGCTTTTTATCCATATGCGTCTTCGTATCCTATAAGTCCATATTATAATAACTACTATTATTATCGTTACAACACCTATAACAACATTGTAGATTACGATAAGGTTGTAGATCGATATATTGATGCGGGACTCGTAATAAATTTAGTGGATCGCGAAAGCAAGAATATCGTTTGGACGGGAACTGCCGATGATTTTGAAATCTATCAACAAGATGTAACCGCAAAAGTTGCAGCATATGTTGATGATGTGTTCGATAAGTACCCAACGGTTGCGAACAACTAA
- a CDS encoding class I SAM-dependent methyltransferase, whose translation MGKKRLISREIEFFYSRASEETRLDKGMGVFEFERIKYLIDKYLQLDSAKVVDVGGGTGKYAAWLSNKGHDVFLIDPVPKHIKKAKERSSSLKNPFQVQLGEARCLNLPNNYADLVIIHGPLYHLQNREDRIKAIKEACRIAKKGGVILGFAINYTASTLVGLFHGLLHKESYFKMCVDELTSGVHTPPEEFPWLLAEAYYHRPEELREEFETQELKYLNIHAVEGMAWLDKDYFVRMSNEEDKKTLMDLIKITENDVNLLSFSPHMMIAARKF comes from the coding sequence ATGGGCAAAAAACGATTAATAAGTAGAGAAATAGAATTCTTTTATTCCAGGGCATCAGAAGAAACCAGGCTGGACAAAGGCATGGGTGTTTTTGAGTTCGAAAGGATAAAATATCTCATAGATAAATATCTTCAACTAGATTCGGCCAAAGTAGTTGATGTAGGCGGTGGTACGGGCAAGTACGCAGCGTGGTTGTCAAATAAGGGGCATGATGTGTTCTTGATAGATCCTGTTCCTAAACACATTAAGAAAGCAAAAGAAAGGTCAAGTAGTCTAAAGAATCCTTTTCAGGTTCAGTTGGGAGAAGCAAGATGTTTAAACCTGCCAAATAATTATGCAGATTTAGTAATCATTCACGGCCCTTTGTATCATTTGCAGAATAGGGAAGACCGAATAAAAGCGATAAAAGAAGCTTGTAGGATTGCGAAAAAGGGAGGGGTTATTTTGGGCTTTGCCATCAACTATACCGCATCTACCTTGGTGGGTCTTTTTCACGGGTTGTTACACAAAGAATCTTATTTTAAGATGTGCGTGGACGAGTTAACAAGTGGAGTTCATACTCCACCAGAAGAATTTCCATGGCTTCTTGCCGAAGCCTACTATCACAGGCCAGAAGAATTGAGAGAGGAGTTTGAAACTCAAGAATTAAAATATTTGAATATTCATGCGGTTGAGGGTATGGCTTGGTTGGATAAGGATTATTTCGTCCGCATGTCTAACGAAGAGGATAAAAAAACGCTAATGGATTTAATCAAAATTACTGAGAACGATGTTAATCTTCTAAGTTTTAGTCCTCACATGATGATTGCGGCAAGAAAATTTTAG
- a CDS encoding fasciclin domain-containing protein, producing MKKTFTNFVTIAITTILCGFSGIAQSDAILSEVENSETYETIDLLIMDKELSTFANLAMLSGLGNSMKATDEGHTLFAPTNDAFRDMSIKEFSKLTNPKNKSELVTFVKSHILPNKYMSNEFEDRQVMSVGGDNEVILSKDSYDNVYIGGAKIVKPNIEASNGVIHVVNSVIDSERSITNR from the coding sequence ATGAAAAAGACTTTTACCAATTTTGTGACCATAGCTATCACAACCATTTTATGCGGATTTTCCGGTATTGCACAATCGGACGCAATATTAAGCGAAGTAGAAAATTCAGAAACATATGAGACTATAGATTTGCTCATAATGGACAAGGAACTATCCACTTTTGCCAATTTAGCGATGTTGTCCGGCCTAGGAAATTCAATGAAAGCAACGGATGAAGGCCATACACTTTTTGCGCCTACCAATGATGCATTTAGGGATATGTCAATTAAGGAGTTTTCTAAATTGACCAACCCTAAAAATAAATCTGAGCTGGTGACGTTCGTAAAATCTCATATCTTGCCAAACAAGTATATGAGTAATGAGTTTGAAGATAGGCAAGTTATGAGTGTTGGAGGGGATAATGAAGTAATTCTATCCAAAGACTCTTATGACAATGTTTATATTGGTGGCGCAAAAATAGTTAAGCCCAATATTGAAGCTTCAAATGGAGTGATCCATGTTGTAAACAGCGTCATAGATTCAGAACGATCTATTACAAATAGATAG
- a CDS encoding efflux RND transporter periplasmic adaptor subunit, with protein sequence MKTTPIQAKVETFSLQKEVLTTSIDIPAELSAFTYVDLYAKVSSYVKELKVDIGSEVKKGQLLIALEAPEITSQLLAAEAQLHASEAVYMATKNTYDRLSETSKIEGTVSKNQIDLALSAKNSDYARLQAAKANYKEYQVMQSYLQIRSPFEGIVTSRNVNIGAYVGPSGKGSETPLLTVQDDKKLRLAVSVPENYAGFVTIGDEVSFRVNSIPGKTFKAPVARMAGAFDKKLRSERVEIDIENNPLLKPGMVAEVTLSLQTKDSLYVVPKSSVMTYSEGTFVIKSVDGKAHKVPVNKRRETKDKVEVSSDELNDNDQLLKVASEEIKEDMVLGTP encoded by the coding sequence GTGAAAACTACGCCAATACAAGCTAAAGTAGAAACCTTTAGCTTACAGAAAGAAGTGTTGACCACTAGTATTGATATTCCTGCAGAACTATCTGCATTTACCTATGTAGATTTGTACGCCAAAGTAAGCAGTTATGTAAAAGAACTGAAAGTGGATATTGGCAGTGAAGTAAAAAAAGGACAGCTTTTAATTGCATTGGAAGCGCCAGAAATTACTTCGCAATTACTGGCTGCCGAAGCACAATTGCACGCTTCCGAAGCAGTATATATGGCAACCAAAAACACCTATGACCGTTTGTCGGAAACCAGTAAAATTGAAGGAACGGTTTCTAAAAATCAGATAGACTTAGCCTTATCGGCCAAAAACTCGGATTATGCCAGACTACAAGCAGCAAAGGCTAATTACAAGGAGTATCAGGTAATGCAAAGCTATTTGCAAATTAGATCTCCTTTCGAGGGAATTGTAACCTCCAGAAATGTAAACATTGGTGCCTATGTAGGTCCGTCAGGAAAAGGTTCTGAAACTCCTTTGTTGACCGTCCAAGATGACAAAAAATTGCGTTTGGCAGTTTCTGTGCCCGAAAACTATGCAGGGTTTGTTACGATTGGCGATGAAGTAAGTTTTAGAGTGAATTCAATTCCAGGTAAAACTTTTAAGGCTCCAGTAGCCAGAATGGCGGGGGCATTCGACAAAAAACTACGTTCTGAACGTGTGGAAATAGATATCGAAAACAATCCACTATTAAAACCAGGTATGGTTGCCGAAGTTACATTGAGTTTACAGACTAAAGATAGTTTGTACGTTGTTCCAAAATCTTCTGTAATGACCTATAGTGAAGGTACTTTTGTTATAAAATCAGTGGATGGGAAAGCGCACAAAGTACCTGTCAACAAACGTAGGGAAACCAAAGATAAGGTAGAGGTTTCTAGTGATGAACTCAATGATAATGACCAATTATTAAAAGTTGCCAGTGAAGAGATAAAGGAAGATATGGTCTTGGGTACTCCGTAA
- a CDS encoding glycoside hydrolase family 5 protein, translating into MKLYSKMMKNGFLCVMLLITTVSYCQSSEQKKSESFTVYKGTNIAHWLSQSGRRGEERKQFFTKADVKAIAAMGFDHIRLPIDEEQMWNDDVERHDDAFELMDNCIKWCEEYNLKVIVDLHILRSHHFNAKEKPLWTDAKEQEKFFDLWRDLSKALSKYPNSLVAYELMNEAVADDNESWNKLLKNAFAAIRELEPKRTIVIGSNRWQSVDTFDALKVPENDKNILLSFHFYTPFLLSHYNASWTNLKGYEGPVHYPGVLLTEKEFNTLPKNVKPSVKQYVDVKFDKEVLLELWQKPIQKAKSLGLPLYCGEFGIIEKAPKQEALAWYEDMMALFKETGIAHANWNYKSGSFGLVADDGTPYQELIDIITDKK; encoded by the coding sequence ATGAAGCTATATAGTAAAATGATGAAAAATGGATTCCTATGTGTGATGTTACTCATCACAACTGTTTCGTATTGTCAGTCCTCAGAGCAAAAAAAGAGTGAAAGTTTCACTGTTTATAAGGGAACCAACATTGCGCATTGGTTGTCACAAAGTGGTCGTAGGGGAGAGGAACGCAAGCAGTTTTTTACAAAAGCGGATGTCAAGGCGATCGCAGCTATGGGATTTGATCATATTAGGTTGCCCATTGACGAAGAGCAAATGTGGAATGATGATGTTGAAAGGCATGATGATGCTTTTGAGCTGATGGACAATTGTATAAAATGGTGCGAGGAATATAATTTGAAGGTCATAGTGGACCTCCATATTCTTAGGTCACATCACTTTAATGCGAAAGAAAAACCGCTGTGGACGGATGCGAAAGAACAAGAGAAATTCTTCGATTTATGGCGTGATCTGTCTAAAGCTCTCAGCAAATACCCTAACTCCCTAGTGGCTTATGAATTAATGAACGAGGCGGTAGCTGATGATAATGAATCGTGGAATAAACTATTGAAGAATGCTTTTGCGGCTATTCGTGAGCTTGAGCCAAAACGGACTATCGTTATAGGTTCTAATAGGTGGCAGTCCGTGGATACTTTTGATGCGCTAAAAGTGCCTGAAAATGATAAGAACATTCTGCTGAGTTTTCATTTTTATACACCTTTTTTACTGAGTCACTACAATGCAAGTTGGACGAATTTAAAAGGGTATGAAGGTCCTGTGCATTATCCAGGCGTCTTGCTTACTGAAAAGGAATTCAATACCCTGCCGAAAAATGTAAAGCCTTCAGTGAAACAATATGTAGACGTAAAATTCGATAAAGAGGTTTTGTTGGAATTATGGCAAAAACCGATTCAAAAAGCAAAATCCCTAGGGCTACCGTTGTACTGTGGTGAATTTGGAATTATTGAGAAAGCACCAAAACAAGAGGCTTTGGCATGGTATGAAGATATGATGGCCTTGTTTAAAGAAACGGGCATAGCCCACGCCAATTGGAACTACAAAAGTGGAAGCTTTGGTCTTGTAGCGGATGACGGTACACCATACCAAGAATTGATTGATATAATTACGGATAAAAAATAA
- a CDS encoding LytTR family DNA-binding domain-containing protein yields MLILKALSSFKSVHNEPTNREIHLPKYINLKIGSDYIDVALSEILFLQSYGNYVKVYTMKRIYVATTTTSELERKLPSNLFTRVQNLL; encoded by the coding sequence ATGCTAATTTTAAAAGCACTATCCAGTTTTAAGTCTGTTCATAATGAACCAACTAATAGGGAAATACATTTACCCAAGTATATTAACCTTAAAATAGGCAGCGATTATATAGATGTTGCACTTTCTGAAATTCTCTTTTTACAGAGTTACGGAAACTATGTTAAGGTATATACTATGAAACGGATTTACGTTGCGACAACGACTACCTCCGAACTAGAAAGGAAATTGCCATCTAATTTGTTCACTCGTGTGCAAAATCTTTTATAA
- a CDS encoding Kelch repeat-containing protein has translation MKNTKVYKSDFFSQNLYFIVVLAGLLSLMSCAASKTEIWQWEKIEAKGEPTARHEAGMVAYKNKILLMGGRRINPTDVFDTENKTWTAKAPTPIEIHHFQPVVVDDAVYIIGGMTGQWPNETPLDRVVVYYPEKDEYVYSHEIPEHRRRGGAGIATHNGKIYVVGGITKGHMNGYQPWFDVYDPKTGEWKVLTDAPDARDHFHAAVASNKLYAFAGRKTSKKTGQDMALTNTYGNVYDFEKNEWLKVTDDLAIPTQRAGNAAFVWKNEVIVGGGESIAHEVAHNEVQAYNVKTKTWRNWPSMIQGRHGTGYTIVDDYVYMAAGSGNRGGGPELTTIERLKLPSETEESVAVASTNFTEIQKQWHTVELNFEGPKTSEDAADNPFLNYLLQVEFKNEETNYTIRGFYAADGNASESSADQGNIWSVRFTPEELGDWTYSAVLYHQDDIALKNDFSTAEKISISNATGGFKVVASDKEGADFRAHGRLVASNGYYKFTGSDKYWMKVGANSPENLLGYVDFDDTYRMEASNEEGEASTTNEIHSYSLHLKDWKTGDPTWKDGKGKALIGALNYLASKEMNSVYFLTMNIMGDGKDVWPYVKPDEFNRFDVSKLEQWEIVFQHMQSKGLLLHIVLQETENETLLDRGDTGPLRQLYLNELIARFGHHLALNWNLGEENGPADWSPLGQNDAQRKAMAKFIKKSDPYNHPVLLHTHAHDPLRSDILDSIVGYKYVDGLSLQQAERKETAEVIERWKEKSKAAGNEWLITMDEIGKWHQGAVLDSEDPTHESLRKYVLWGTLLSGGAGVEWYFGAKHPHNDLNSEDWRERNRLWEITNHAREFFEEHLPFWQMKPQHNLVNIDEAYCFREKGEVYALFLPNTKQATINLLEEEGEFQVHWFDPVNGGELQLGSVTTLSAGAVRDLGTPPITKSTKHEDWVCLLKKK, from the coding sequence ATGAAAAATACCAAAGTATATAAATCGGATTTTTTCTCGCAGAACCTGTATTTCATTGTAGTTCTCGCAGGTCTTTTATCGTTAATGAGTTGTGCCGCTTCCAAGACGGAAATATGGCAGTGGGAGAAAATTGAAGCAAAAGGAGAGCCAACAGCCCGCCATGAGGCAGGTATGGTTGCCTATAAAAATAAAATTCTCCTTATGGGAGGTAGACGTATTAATCCTACCGATGTCTTTGATACTGAAAACAAAACATGGACGGCAAAAGCACCAACACCTATTGAGATACATCACTTTCAACCGGTTGTTGTAGATGATGCCGTGTACATTATTGGAGGAATGACCGGACAATGGCCCAATGAAACTCCACTAGACCGTGTTGTTGTCTATTATCCGGAGAAAGATGAGTATGTCTATAGTCATGAAATTCCCGAGCATCGCAGAAGAGGTGGGGCAGGTATCGCTACTCATAATGGTAAAATATATGTAGTAGGTGGAATCACCAAAGGCCATATGAACGGTTACCAGCCGTGGTTTGATGTGTATGACCCAAAAACCGGAGAATGGAAAGTATTAACTGATGCCCCTGACGCCCGTGACCACTTTCATGCTGCAGTGGCCAGTAACAAATTATATGCTTTTGCGGGTCGTAAAACCTCAAAGAAAACAGGTCAGGATATGGCACTTACCAATACATATGGTAATGTGTATGATTTTGAAAAAAATGAATGGCTAAAGGTTACGGATGATTTAGCCATACCTACCCAAAGAGCGGGAAATGCTGCGTTTGTTTGGAAGAATGAAGTAATTGTTGGCGGAGGGGAAAGTATAGCACATGAAGTTGCTCATAATGAAGTGCAAGCCTATAACGTAAAGACAAAAACATGGAGAAATTGGCCTTCAATGATACAAGGGCGTCACGGCACCGGATATACTATTGTTGACGATTATGTCTATATGGCTGCAGGTAGCGGTAATCGTGGAGGTGGACCAGAACTAACTACAATTGAGAGATTAAAATTACCCTCAGAGACAGAAGAAAGTGTAGCGGTTGCCAGCACTAATTTTACTGAAATTCAAAAACAATGGCATACGGTAGAACTAAATTTTGAAGGTCCTAAGACTTCAGAAGATGCAGCTGATAATCCGTTTTTAAACTATCTACTACAAGTAGAGTTCAAAAATGAGGAGACCAACTATACAATAAGAGGTTTTTATGCGGCAGATGGAAACGCTTCCGAGTCCAGTGCAGACCAGGGGAATATTTGGAGCGTTCGGTTTACTCCTGAGGAGTTAGGAGATTGGACGTATTCGGCAGTACTGTATCATCAAGATGACATCGCTTTAAAAAATGATTTTTCTACGGCAGAAAAAATTTCCATTTCCAATGCTACTGGCGGGTTTAAAGTGGTAGCATCCGATAAAGAAGGTGCTGATTTTAGGGCACATGGCAGGCTCGTAGCATCCAACGGTTATTATAAATTCACGGGTTCGGATAAATATTGGATGAAAGTGGGAGCTAATAGCCCAGAAAATTTATTGGGTTATGTTGATTTTGACGATACCTACCGAATGGAGGCTTCAAATGAAGAAGGAGAGGCAAGCACCACCAACGAAATTCACTCCTACTCATTACACTTAAAAGATTGGAAAACGGGTGACCCTACTTGGAAAGATGGTAAAGGAAAAGCACTTATTGGAGCTCTAAATTATCTTGCTTCTAAGGAAATGAATTCTGTTTACTTCTTGACGATGAATATTATGGGAGATGGAAAAGATGTTTGGCCTTATGTAAAGCCGGATGAGTTTAATCGTTTTGATGTGAGTAAACTAGAGCAATGGGAAATTGTTTTTCAACATATGCAGTCTAAAGGGTTGTTACTACATATCGTTTTACAGGAAACCGAAAATGAAACTCTGTTAGATAGAGGGGATACGGGGCCATTAAGACAGCTATACTTGAATGAATTGATAGCGCGTTTTGGTCATCATTTAGCGCTTAATTGGAATTTAGGCGAAGAAAACGGCCCTGCAGATTGGTCGCCTTTAGGACAGAACGACGCACAAAGAAAGGCAATGGCTAAGTTTATCAAAAAGTCTGACCCTTATAACCATCCGGTACTTTTACACACCCATGCACATGATCCCTTACGAAGTGATATTCTAGATTCTATTGTGGGTTATAAATATGTTGATGGCCTATCCTTACAACAAGCTGAAAGAAAAGAAACTGCAGAGGTAATAGAAAGGTGGAAGGAGAAATCTAAAGCAGCTGGAAACGAATGGTTGATTACCATGGATGAAATAGGGAAATGGCATCAAGGTGCTGTTTTGGATAGTGAAGACCCAACCCATGAAAGCTTAAGGAAATATGTGTTATGGGGAACATTACTTTCCGGTGGTGCTGGAGTAGAGTGGTATTTTGGAGCAAAACACCCGCATAACGATTTAAACTCCGAAGACTGGCGAGAAAGGAATCGGCTTTGGGAAATAACCAATCATGCCAGAGAATTTTTTGAAGAGCATCTCCCGTTCTGGCAGATGAAACCGCAACATAACTTAGTAAATATAGATGAAGCATATTGTTTTCGAGAAAAAGGAGAGGTTTATGCTTTGTTCCTTCCAAATACCAAACAAGCAACAATTAATTTGTTGGAAGAAGAAGGAGAGTTTCAAGTACACTGGTTCGATCCTGTAAATGGGGGAGAACTTCAGTTGGGAAGTGTTACAACTCTTAGTGCTGGTGCGGTTAGGGATTTAGGAACACCACCAATTACAAAAAGCACCAAGCATGAGGACTGGGTCTGTCTTTTGAAGAAAAAATAA